A region from the Canis aureus isolate CA01 chromosome 8, VMU_Caureus_v.1.0, whole genome shotgun sequence genome encodes:
- the HS3ST6 gene encoding heparan sulfate glucosamine 3-O-sulfotransferase 6: protein MAGSGGLGGGAGGGQGAGAGQGAALRGPRAPLVLGALALGAYCLCTLPGRGPPAARAPLPAPAPAEPLRAVRSPGAPGLRVASGPGRRRFPQALIVGVKKGGTRALLEFLRLHPDVRALGSEPHFFDRCYERGLAWYRSLMPRTLDGQITMEKTPSYFVTREAPGRIHGMSPDTKLIVVVRNPVTRAISDYAQTLSKTPGLPSFRALAFRHGLGPVDTAWSAVRIGLYAQHLDNWLRFFPLSRFLFVSGERLVSDPAGELGRVQDFLGLKRVVTDKHFYFNATKGFPCLKKAQGSSRPRCLGKSKGRPHPRVPEAVVQRLRDFYRPFNRKFYQMTGQDFGWD, encoded by the exons ATGGCAGGTAGCGGCGGCctgggcggcggggccgggggcggccaGGGAGCGGGGGCCGGGCAGGGGGCCGCGCTGCGGGGGCCGCGGGCGCCGCTGGTGCTGGGCGCGCTGGCGCTGGGCGCCTACTGCCTCTGCACCCTCCCCGGCCGCGGCccgccggccgcccgcgcccccctgccggcccccgcgcccgccgagCCGCTCCGCGCCGTCCGCAGCCCGGGGGCGCCAGGCCTGCGGGTGGCCAGCGGCCCGGGACGCCGGCGCTTTCCGCAGGCGCTCATCGTGGGCGTGAAGAAGGGCGGCACGCGCGCCCTGTTGGAGTTCTTGCGGCTGCACCCCGACGTCCGCGCGCTCGGCTCTGAGCCCCACTTCTTCGACAGGTGCTACGAGCGCGGCCTCGCCTGGTACCG gAGCCTGATGCCACGCACCCTGGATGGGCAGATCACCATGGAGAAAACCCCTAGCTACTTCGTGACTCGGGAGGCTCCTGGCCGCATCCACGGCATGTCCCCAGACACGAAGCTGATCGTGGTGGTGCGGAACCCTGTGACCCGGGCCATCTCTGACTATGCCCAGACGCTCTCCAAGACGCCGGGCCTGCCCAGTTTCCGTGCCCTGGCCTTCCGCCATGGCCTGGGCCCCGTGGATACGGCCTGGAGCGCCGTGCGCATCGGCCTGTATGCCCAGCACCTGGACAACTGGCTGCGCTTCTTCCCCTTGTCCCGCTTCCTGTTCGTCAGCGGGGAGCGCCTGGTCAGCGACCCGGCGGGAGAGCTCGGCCGCGTCCAGGACTTCCTGGGCCTCAAGCGGGTGGTCACGGACAAGCACTTTTACTTCAACGCCACCAAGGGCTTCCCCTGCCTCAAGAAGGCCCAGGGGAGCAGCCGCCCACGCTGCCTGGGCAAATCCAAGGGCCGGCCCCACCCGCGGGTGCCCGAGGCTGTGGTCCAGCGCCTGCGGGACTTCTACCGGCCCTTTAACCGCAAGTTCTACCAGATGACTGGCCAGGACTTCGGCTGGGACTGA